One Phycisphaerae bacterium RAS2 DNA window includes the following coding sequences:
- the mraY gene encoding Phospho-N-acetylmuramoyl-pentapeptide-transferase MraY: MIYHLLNHFLPGNYGYQNPLFRGICAILVGFFIVWLVGPWVIRQLVRLKVGDIPDFDHTALNELTKDKKNVPTMGGVLIVGAVGLSTVLLANLTVLYIHMAFVCLVWLTALGFIDDWIKLRDKARGGSRDGLKFYQKILFQVGLGVMLGYFIYDRGRATFADFEVEHYRILTLPFFKGEYEYGFLLPSWAFLTMTVLVVAGTSNAVNLTDGMDGLASGCVALCCCVFMLLSWAVGDERVAEYLLFPFIPQAGELAVLCGAMMGACLGFLWYNCHPAQVFMGDTGSLPLGGLIGFVAIVIRQEVMLFIVGGVFVIEALSVMLQVGYFKMSGGKRIFRVAPIHHHFQLGGWKETQVVTRFWLLAAIFAAFALATTKLR, translated from the coding sequence GTGATATACCATCTGCTCAATCATTTCCTTCCCGGCAACTACGGGTATCAGAATCCGCTCTTTCGGGGCATCTGCGCGATCCTCGTCGGGTTCTTCATCGTGTGGCTGGTCGGGCCGTGGGTGATCCGGCAACTGGTCCGGTTGAAAGTGGGCGACATCCCCGACTTCGACCACACGGCGCTGAACGAGCTGACCAAGGACAAGAAGAACGTGCCGACGATGGGCGGCGTCCTGATCGTGGGAGCGGTCGGCTTGAGCACGGTGCTGCTGGCGAATTTGACAGTATTATACATTCACATGGCGTTTGTCTGCCTGGTCTGGCTGACGGCGCTGGGGTTCATCGATGACTGGATCAAGCTGCGCGACAAGGCCCGCGGCGGCTCGCGCGACGGGTTGAAGTTCTACCAGAAGATTCTCTTTCAGGTGGGCCTCGGTGTGATGCTGGGGTACTTCATCTATGACCGGGGCCGGGCGACCTTCGCCGACTTCGAGGTCGAGCACTACCGGATTCTCACACTGCCGTTCTTCAAGGGCGAATACGAATACGGCTTTCTGCTTCCGTCGTGGGCTTTTCTCACGATGACGGTGCTGGTCGTCGCGGGAACGTCCAACGCGGTCAACCTCACCGACGGCATGGACGGCCTCGCCAGCGGGTGCGTCGCGCTGTGCTGCTGTGTGTTCATGCTGTTGTCGTGGGCAGTCGGAGACGAGCGCGTCGCGGAGTATTTGCTGTTTCCGTTCATCCCGCAGGCGGGTGAATTGGCCGTGCTGTGCGGCGCGATGATGGGGGCGTGCCTGGGGTTCCTCTGGTACAATTGCCACCCCGCGCAGGTGTTCATGGGCGACACCGGTTCGCTGCCGCTGGGCGGCCTGATCGGCTTCGTGGCGATCGTGATCCGTCAGGAAGTGATGCTGTTCATCGTCGGCGGTGTGTTTGTGATCGAGGCGTTGTCGGTCATGCTGCAGGTCGGGTACTTCAAAATGTCCGGCGGCAAGCGCATCTTCCGTGTCGCACCGATTCACCATCATTTTCAGCTCGGCGGCTGGAAGGAAACGCAGGTCGTCACGCGGTTCTGGCTGCTCGCGGCGATTTTCGCGGCCTTTGCACTGGCCACGACCAAGTTGCGGTGA
- the pucI gene encoding putative allantoin permease, producing the protein MRNSSSNAEVSVTTGGIVEYADQSSLMRSPYYSADMAPTTVAQRKWGTKDIAALWISMAACVPTYMLASSLIAEGMNWWQAVGTIFLANVIVLIPMILNAHAGTKYGIPFPVYCRPSFGILGANVPALLRALVACGWFGIQTWIGGWAIYQILAVQFTSWNDLPKLSGIDINAAQLACFLFFWLINMWVIYRGIESIRILLNIKAPLLIVLGLLLLAWAYRQAGGFGPMLSEPSAFAPGQPKEGAFWKFFFPALTANVGFWATLSLNIPDFSRYAFSQRNQVVGQAVGLPPTMALYSFIGVAVTSATIVIYNLPHDQAIWDPVILMTKFKNPVVLVIAMFALCLATLATNIAANVVSPANDFAHLSPRRISFRTGGLITGIIGIVMQPWKLVADPTGYIFKWLVAYSALLGAVGGVLIADYYLVRRAKLDVKGLYDRAGPYWYIGGFNPVALLALIFGIVPCVPGFVGTVTTLKVAPIWMDLYHYAWFISFGISFAVYGVVMALARQTVRPQR; encoded by the coding sequence ATGCGAAACAGCAGCAGCAATGCGGAGGTCAGCGTGACGACCGGCGGCATCGTCGAGTACGCAGACCAGAGCAGCCTGATGCGCTCGCCGTACTACTCGGCGGACATGGCGCCAACGACGGTCGCGCAGCGCAAGTGGGGCACGAAGGACATCGCGGCGCTGTGGATCTCGATGGCGGCGTGCGTGCCGACTTACATGCTGGCGTCGAGCCTGATCGCCGAGGGCATGAACTGGTGGCAGGCGGTCGGCACGATATTTCTGGCCAACGTCATCGTGCTGATCCCGATGATTCTCAACGCGCACGCGGGGACGAAGTACGGCATCCCGTTCCCGGTGTATTGCCGGCCCTCGTTCGGCATCCTCGGCGCGAACGTGCCGGCGTTGCTGCGGGCGCTGGTGGCGTGCGGTTGGTTCGGGATTCAGACCTGGATCGGCGGCTGGGCGATTTACCAGATCCTCGCGGTGCAATTCACAAGCTGGAACGATCTGCCAAAGCTCTCTGGGATTGACATCAACGCGGCACAACTCGCGTGTTTTTTGTTTTTCTGGCTGATCAACATGTGGGTGATCTACCGGGGGATCGAGTCAATCCGCATTCTGTTGAACATCAAAGCGCCGCTGCTGATCGTGCTGGGGTTGCTTCTGCTCGCGTGGGCTTATCGGCAGGCGGGTGGATTCGGGCCGATGCTGTCGGAGCCGTCGGCGTTCGCGCCGGGGCAGCCGAAGGAAGGCGCGTTCTGGAAGTTCTTCTTCCCTGCGCTGACGGCCAACGTCGGCTTCTGGGCGACGCTCTCGCTGAACATTCCCGATTTTTCACGCTATGCCTTCTCGCAGAGGAATCAGGTCGTGGGTCAGGCGGTCGGCCTGCCACCGACCATGGCACTGTATTCGTTCATCGGCGTGGCGGTCACGTCGGCGACGATCGTCATTTACAACCTACCGCACGATCAGGCGATCTGGGACCCAGTCATCCTGATGACGAAGTTCAAGAACCCCGTCGTGCTGGTGATCGCCATGTTCGCGCTGTGCCTTGCGACGCTGGCGACGAACATCGCCGCGAACGTCGTCAGCCCGGCGAATGATTTTGCGCACCTCTCGCCGCGTCGCATTTCGTTCCGCACCGGCGGGCTGATTACGGGCATCATCGGAATCGTGATGCAGCCGTGGAAGCTCGTCGCGGACCCGACGGGGTATATCTTCAAATGGCTTGTTGCGTATTCGGCGCTGCTCGGCGCGGTGGGGGGCGTGCTGATCGCGGATTATTATCTCGTTCGCCGCGCGAAGTTGGATGTGAAGGGGCTGTACGACCGCGCCGGCCCGTATTGGTACATCGGCGGATTTAATCCCGTCGCCTTGCTTGCGCTCATCTTCGGCATCGTGCCTTGCGTACCGGGGTTTGTCGGGACGGTCACCACGTTAAAGGTCGCACCGATCTGGATGGACCTGTACCACTATGCGTGGTTCATCAGCTTTGGGATTTCGTTTGCGGTGTACGGTGTGGTGATGGCACTGGCCCGTCAGACGGTCAGACCACAGAGGTAG
- the murF gene encoding UDP-N-acetylmuramoyl-tripeptide--D-alanyl-D-alanine ligase MurF produces MRALTIPEICTAMAGRLLGELTVPAVHRIVTDSRHDVTSGLFFALRGENHDGHAFVNNVLARGAACAVVSDLSAVADQFHRGGRVIQVPDVTAALGKLAGWYRRQFAAQVIAVVGSNGKTTTKDLIATVLGGKLRGKAAQGSFNNHIGVPLTLLSVEPADQYVVVEVGTNHPGEVAALGRMAQPDLAVVTSIGEEHLEFFGTLDAVASEEFSIVANLGGRAFLAMSEQAAAFAPGKLPERCTRLVYGFAESADLRATELSADRAGMRFRVNGKFDYRLPLIGRHNVVNALAAVAIGLRLKMTHGEIAAALETVRPAKMRLEPMQLGEWTVINDAYNANPTSMKAAFEAVDEWPAVGRRVFVLGDMRELGDESERCHASVGLEAGRSSAKVIIAVGGHSRAVVDGATKSAGTSKRIYAFPTVEALSGRLRELLEPGDIVLLKGSRGMRLERLLEGLDKRSPAATGAA; encoded by the coding sequence ATGCGCGCGCTAACGATCCCTGAAATCTGCACGGCGATGGCGGGGCGGCTGCTTGGCGAGCTGACCGTGCCGGCGGTTCATCGCATCGTGACCGATTCACGGCACGATGTGACCAGTGGGCTGTTCTTCGCCTTGCGCGGCGAGAACCATGACGGTCACGCATTTGTGAACAATGTTCTGGCGCGCGGGGCGGCCTGCGCCGTGGTGAGCGATCTGTCGGCCGTGGCGGACCAGTTTCATCGTGGAGGTCGGGTCATCCAGGTGCCGGACGTGACGGCGGCGCTGGGGAAGCTCGCGGGATGGTACCGCCGGCAGTTCGCTGCGCAGGTCATTGCCGTGGTCGGCAGTAACGGAAAGACGACGACCAAGGATTTGATCGCTACGGTGCTGGGCGGCAAGCTCCGCGGCAAGGCGGCGCAGGGGAGTTTTAACAATCACATCGGCGTGCCACTGACGCTGCTGTCGGTCGAGCCGGCGGATCAGTACGTCGTTGTGGAAGTCGGCACGAACCATCCCGGTGAAGTGGCGGCGCTGGGGCGCATGGCGCAGCCCGATCTCGCGGTGGTGACGAGCATTGGCGAAGAGCATCTCGAATTCTTCGGCACGCTGGACGCCGTGGCGAGCGAGGAGTTCTCAATCGTTGCGAATCTTGGCGGCCGAGCATTTTTGGCAATGAGCGAGCAGGCGGCAGCCTTCGCACCGGGCAAACTGCCGGAGCGGTGTACGCGACTGGTGTATGGCTTTGCCGAGTCGGCCGATCTTCGCGCGACGGAGCTGTCGGCGGATCGCGCGGGCATGCGTTTTCGCGTCAACGGCAAGTTCGACTATCGACTGCCGTTGATCGGTCGGCACAACGTGGTGAACGCATTGGCGGCCGTGGCAATTGGTCTGCGGTTGAAGATGACGCACGGTGAGATCGCGGCGGCACTCGAGACCGTTCGACCGGCCAAGATGAGGCTGGAACCGATGCAACTCGGCGAGTGGACGGTGATCAACGACGCGTACAACGCGAACCCGACGAGCATGAAGGCGGCGTTTGAGGCGGTGGACGAGTGGCCCGCCGTGGGTCGGCGCGTTTTCGTCCTTGGCGACATGCGGGAGCTGGGGGATGAGTCGGAACGATGCCATGCGTCGGTGGGATTGGAGGCGGGGCGATCCAGCGCGAAAGTGATCATCGCGGTCGGTGGGCATTCGCGGGCGGTGGTGGATGGGGCGACAAAGTCCGCCGGGACGAGCAAACGAATCTATGCGTTCCCGACGGTGGAGGCGCTGTCGGGCCGATTGCGGGAGCTCCTGGAGCCTGGTGATATCGTTCTGTTGAAGGGGTCTCGGGGCATGCGATTGGAGCGGTTGCTGGAGGGGCTGGACAAGCGGTCCCCGGCCGCAACGGGCGCGGCCTAG
- the murG gene encoding UDP-N-acetylglucosamine--N-acetylmuramyl-(pentapeptide) pyrophosphoryl-undecaprenol N-acetylglucosamine transferase MurG, translated as MSTSQPWFVIAGGGTGGHLYPGLAVAQAIKTLQPNFDVTIFGTTREIDHKLAKSRGYELVKQVVRPWPSNPMKWPGFLLAWRKSVRAARARFEDRMPSMVLGLGGYAAGPAVVAASKLGVPTAIFNPDAVPGRANQKLSGLVDKVFVQWEDSKDRFPKAREVVVTGCPIRPGFGKMSRQAGCRALKLDSERPAILITGASQGAHSVNMAALELMELWTVANNWQVVHLTGSADLDACKQAYKSAGVDARVLSFTEHMPECMAACDLVISRAGASTLAEITAMGLPSVLMPYPFDRHKHQTANARVLVDAKAAEMIDDSNDPKENAKRLLPVLRDLMKSDHRRKRMTQAARALAREDAAESMAMSLFEMAGREG; from the coding sequence ATGAGCACGTCACAGCCCTGGTTTGTCATCGCCGGCGGGGGAACCGGGGGGCACTTGTACCCCGGGCTGGCCGTTGCGCAGGCCATTAAGACACTTCAACCCAATTTCGACGTGACGATCTTCGGCACGACGCGCGAGATCGATCACAAGCTGGCCAAGTCGCGCGGGTATGAACTGGTCAAGCAAGTCGTGCGGCCGTGGCCGAGCAATCCGATGAAATGGCCGGGGTTCCTGCTGGCATGGCGCAAATCGGTTCGCGCGGCGCGGGCGCGGTTTGAAGATCGAATGCCGTCGATGGTGCTGGGGCTGGGGGGTTATGCGGCCGGGCCGGCGGTGGTGGCTGCGTCGAAGCTGGGCGTGCCGACGGCGATTTTCAATCCCGACGCGGTGCCAGGGCGCGCGAATCAGAAACTGTCGGGCCTGGTGGACAAGGTCTTCGTGCAATGGGAGGATAGCAAGGATCGCTTCCCTAAGGCGCGCGAGGTGGTGGTGACGGGCTGCCCGATCCGGCCGGGGTTTGGGAAGATGTCTCGGCAGGCGGGATGCCGCGCGCTCAAGCTGGATTCGGAGCGGCCGGCGATCTTGATCACGGGAGCGTCGCAGGGGGCGCATTCGGTGAACATGGCGGCGTTGGAGCTGATGGAGCTTTGGACCGTCGCGAACAACTGGCAGGTGGTTCACCTGACGGGCAGCGCCGATCTGGACGCGTGCAAGCAGGCGTACAAGAGCGCGGGGGTTGATGCGCGGGTGCTTTCGTTCACCGAGCACATGCCGGAGTGCATGGCCGCTTGTGACCTGGTGATTTCGCGTGCGGGGGCATCCACGTTGGCCGAGATCACCGCGATGGGATTGCCGAGCGTGCTCATGCCATATCCGTTCGACCGGCACAAGCATCAGACCGCTAACGCGCGGGTGCTGGTGGATGCGAAGGCCGCGGAAATGATCGACGATTCGAACGACCCGAAGGAAAACGCGAAACGCCTGCTGCCGGTGCTGCGCGACCTGATGAAATCGGATCACCGCCGCAAGCGCATGACGCAGGCAGCCCGTGCTCTGGCGCGTGAGGATGCGGCCGAGTCGATGGCGATGTCGTTGTTCGAGATGGCCGGTCGCGAAGGGTGA
- the ftsW gene encoding Peptidoglycan glycosyltransferase FtsW codes for MLNLDSKPTSCSATITIVGAALLSLGMVMVFSASASLTAPPILQEPLKNSAVRQAAFSGIGMVTLLLVSLCPYDAWRIRRGTWWQPSVFMLIAVVGLLVAVLIPGIGEERNGARRWLSLGPSSLGLGFQPSEVAKVGIIIFLSGVCARMGDRVRKFWTGLLPLLFIVAIVGALIGKEDLGTAALVVAVGGCILLAAGARWWHLGLLAIPIVAGLVYLLTAEQYRMDRLLAFRNPELDAQGKSYQPMQSLITIASGGWWGLGLGGGVQKYGYLPEGRSDFIFSVICEELGIIGGLAVIGLFAVLIWQGRKAVAIAPTPFGRLIAFGVTILIGLQAAMNVAVVTVSMPTKGIGLPLVSAGGSGVLFYSFLLGLMANTARYRSVSGAEGRVETGGIFAATQNSAPSIPLSGLAGASTTQ; via the coding sequence ATGCTCAATCTCGACAGCAAGCCCACTTCGTGCAGCGCGACGATCACGATCGTTGGCGCGGCGCTTCTTTCCCTCGGCATGGTCATGGTTTTTTCGGCGTCGGCGAGCCTCACCGCACCGCCGATCCTGCAGGAGCCGCTCAAGAATTCTGCGGTTCGCCAGGCCGCCTTCAGCGGCATCGGCATGGTCACGCTGCTGCTGGTTAGCTTGTGTCCGTATGACGCGTGGCGGATTCGCCGCGGCACCTGGTGGCAGCCCTCGGTGTTTATGTTGATTGCAGTCGTTGGACTTCTTGTGGCGGTACTCATCCCCGGCATCGGCGAGGAGCGCAACGGCGCGCGGCGGTGGTTGTCGCTCGGGCCGTCGTCGCTGGGGCTGGGCTTTCAGCCATCGGAAGTTGCCAAGGTCGGCATCATTATTTTCCTGTCGGGTGTTTGCGCGCGGATGGGCGATCGTGTGCGTAAGTTCTGGACTGGTCTGCTGCCGCTGCTCTTTATCGTCGCCATCGTCGGCGCGCTGATCGGCAAGGAAGACCTCGGCACGGCGGCGCTCGTCGTCGCGGTCGGCGGGTGCATCCTGCTGGCGGCCGGGGCACGATGGTGGCACCTCGGGCTGCTGGCGATTCCAATCGTCGCGGGGCTGGTCTACCTTCTCACGGCCGAGCAGTACCGCATGGATCGCCTGCTTGCGTTTCGCAACCCCGAATTGGACGCGCAGGGCAAGAGCTATCAGCCGATGCAGTCGCTGATCACGATCGCATCGGGCGGCTGGTGGGGGCTGGGTCTGGGCGGCGGCGTGCAGAAATATGGCTACCTGCCCGAAGGGCGAAGCGATTTTATCTTCTCGGTCATCTGCGAAGAGCTGGGCATCATCGGCGGGCTGGCGGTCATCGGCCTGTTCGCCGTGCTCATCTGGCAGGGGCGCAAGGCCGTGGCCATCGCCCCGACGCCCTTCGGCCGGCTGATCGCGTTCGGCGTAACGATTCTGATCGGCCTCCAGGCGGCGATGAATGTCGCGGTGGTGACGGTGTCGATGCCGACCAAGGGGATCGGCCTGCCGCTCGTGTCGGCGGGGGGCAGCGGCGTGTTGTTTTACAGCTTCTTGCTTGGACTCATGGCGAACACGGCAAGATATCGCAGCGTATCAGGTGCGGAGGGCCGGGTGGAGACAGGCGGTATCTTTGCCGCCACGCAGAATTCAGCCCCCAGCATCCCGTTGTCAGGCCTGGCCGGAGCTTCGACGACGCAATGA